TCGcaatttgatttggtttctcaaaagttgaaaccaaaccaaacctcAAAAAATCGAGATATGATttgaggaaaattaaaattgacttaGCTGACCAAAAGATTCTTTACGAGTTTCGAAGTATTTAGAGTTATTATGGGGATCATAAGATTGGACTAGACATCAACACCAATGGTAATACATAGCTTCCAAACTAGAGAGAAATGGCTTtgttagaaattttttgaaacatttgctTCCGAATCGTGAACAGGACATGCTGAGGCGACAAGTCGAGGATTATTATTAGGAAGTTCTTGCTCATAGCACCAATTAGCCAACCCACGCCTAATAAGTGgatttattgattgtgcaccatatgaaaaaaaaaaaaaaaaagtgttttgaaaatgacaaattttacaCGTGGATGTCTAACTTAATAATAAGGGGCATTCGTCGATAAAATCCTTATTACAAAGATGTACactttaaatatttgaatttgaccccattttctataaaaagaaaatatgcaacTTCAAAGAAAATGCAACTTTCAAATTATAGTCAATAAAGTTAACGGCTTTAAAAATAGGGTTAATATTACGAAGAATCTCAAACTGGCtcacatataacaaatttatcctaagccaaaaacttcaaactagtatatatgtaataaatttatcttaaacaaattttttgaccaccaaaaacctcaaattgatatacctatgataaatttatcaaaaattaattttttgacccactaaaaactaaaaactaatatatttattatatgaaaaatcacaaaactagTAGACATGTGATAAACGGAGGATAAAACCCTAAATAAGCACACCCGTCAATTGCAAGTATCATTTAACTcagcaatttgatagtaaatATAATGCAAACTAAcgaatggtaaatttgtgataagcataccggtttagggtttttgatggttaaaaatttagtttaaaataaaattataatgaGTATAttgacttaaatttttttatgaatgtaTGATATTGACTTTCTCTTTATCTGTGAACCATTCGTACGGGCTTTGCGTAAATTCAACCTCAATTTCATTCACCAACcacttgaaaaatattatgcTCAGTTGAAGCAACAGAACTAGTGCCGCACTAACAGTACATACAATGTTCGCAACATTTATTTCCCTACTGAGTTAGCACTTGAAAGCCACATGTTCgacgaagaagagaaagcagGAGATCTTACAGGCTACCTAGACGTGAAATTATGACATAAGACAAGCCGACATAAGACAAGCCAACataagtattaaaatatttaatgtttaaATATTCTAGGAGTCAACATGGCACCTGGAAGTTCTGTTATGTGAGTTCCACGaatgtccaagatcctcaaatTCTGCAGTTTCTCAATGCTTTGAGGTAATTCCGCAATTGATGTAGATTTCAAGTCTAGCTCAGTCAATGATACCAACTTTCCGATTGAGTCAGGGATCTCTTTCAACAAGAGACATCCTCGTAATAACAAGCGTTGTAGAGACGCTAGGGAGTCTATGGAgtctggaagttgagcaagtttatgGCATTTCCTTAGATCAATGAGAGACAAAGATGTTAGATTGCCTATGGAGCTGTGTATGTGGGCCAACAATGCACAATTAAAGGCATTGAGGGTTTCGAGCTtcttcaaagaaccaattgaTTCGGGTAATTCTTCAATCCCTGAATAAGACAAGTCCAACTGAATCAACGACATGAGGGAGCCCATGGACTCAGGAAATTTTCTAATCCCTGAATGAGATAGGTCCAATTGAGTTAACAACCCAAGAGAGCCCATGGAGTGTGGTAATTCTTCAAGATATGAATAAGATAGGTCCAACTGAGTTAACGACTCAAGGGAGTCCATGGATTCAGGTAATTTATCAATCTCGAATGAGATAAGTCTAGCTGAGTTAACAACTTAAGTGAGCCTATGGATTCAGGGAAGTTGAGCAAGTCGTGGACACCATGAGGCACATAAAATCTCCAGCTTCATCAAATAACCTTTTGATATTGGAATCTCTCGTATAGCTGTGTCATTTATGAGAAGCTCCCTCAATTGTTCCATTCTACCTATTCCTGTCGGTAGTTCCTCCAGTCTCCTACAACCGTTGACATTCAAAGAGATAAGGGACTTGATGTGCATGATAGAATGATGAATCATTTCCAGATTCTCACATTCTTCAAGAATCAAAAGCTCCAAGCTTTCGAAAGTAGACAAGTCAGGAGTGCTTCTTAAAGAAAGACAACCCGTAAGGTTGAGAACTTTGAGCTGGGTTGCCatctgaagaaagaaagagatagCTCAATGAGATTTTCCACTACTCTTTGTTCTTTTAGACATTTTAAATTTCCTCAGAAAAACCCACGCTCCACTACTCCTTATCTTATGCTACCATTGCTATGATGCTCCACTACTTcacatttgttttatttaaatgtttcttAAGTAGTAGTGTTTGGCTATGTCACCAACACATAAATGTCTATTACAGAAACAATGTTACCGACATAAAAGTGCCCTCTAGCACTCACAAAAATAACATATAGTTCACCCTcacaaaattaattataaagcaATGCACTTATTTTGAAGTAGCGTTAACTTTTGTTTCTACTATAAATTATTCTAACTATTCAAATAGTATTTCATGTAAAAAGCAATTAGAGCATTTGTGTGATCGTAATGAAACCATTGGTAAATAGTTGTAACTTTTCATTTGCCGTTAAAGAAGATAGATATAGATATATAACTAGAATCGTTAAAAAGTCAATACTTTTACCTGGGAGAAATTAGCTTAGAAGCCAAAAacaatttagattaaaaaaaatcacgatAGGCAAAATactataattatatttttaatagatgttaattaatttagtttaaaaGTTCTTTTAGTATGTGCACAGGCTTCTAGTACATTTAGATGCCTATAAGCTCCTCTTGTATTTAGAGGAAGATTCTTAATTTGAGGAAGAATATTAAACCTTTCTAAATGAAAGAAAGGAGAACTTGGTGCGATTGGGACTTCGACAAAATGTGATTATTAACAAGAGATATGTCATTTCTTCATCTTACCTTCAGTGGATCCCATCCTCCCCAATCCTCTGAAATCTCACTCCACGATAGATTGAGCACTACTaattttttggatgaaaattgGCCGCTTCAAATTCGAGGACAACGCTCCCCATTGAAGCCATCTTAATTGAGGaagtaaattttgaaaatctccAATGAAATTCCCACCACACACTTGAAGGTACCTCAAGTGGACTAGTTCTTTAAATTGTTCACCTTTGTAGCTTCTTTTGTAGCCATATTCGTCAAAACGAAGGGCCTCAATCTTACAAGTGCCCTACAATTAGGAAACAAAGGAGACCGTAAGATTGAATGATGACATGAGACCAACTGCATATAAGAAAAGACATACTGATTTCATTTACTAATATACTATTATCGTGCAAGCTTCTCCCTTTCAACTTTGTGAAGAGGTAGATTTTGATTGCTAAAGCAGTCAATGCAGCTTTTGGGTTGATATATCATTCTCTTTGCACATCTATTGAGTGCAAGATACCTAAGAAGGAATGGTAAGGTAGATTAATTATTCTCCTTTTTGAGTATTTGGATGTCCAGCATATACACATGTTAGTGAAGGCAAACTAGAGCCtagagcaaaataaaaaaataaaaaaaattcatctttcTTGGTTATGTTTCTAGTGTAAAGGTTATAGATTTTGGAGTACTGATTTATTTAAGATTATTAGTAGTAAAGATGTTATTTTTGATGAGTTTGCTATGCTTCTTCCTAAGAATGAATCATATGTTCCTTGTGATGAAAATTCAGAAAGCATTGTGGAGAAGGTAGAGCTTGAAGCATTTTCGTCGCAAACAATTCAGTCATCTACTAACAATATTGAGCTCGAAGAACCTAAAgaggaataattttttgttatcaAAGATAGACAAAGAAGGACAATGGAGCCTCCATAGAAATATGGGTTCTCAGATTTTGTTGCGTATGATCTTTCAATTACAAAGTCGGTAGAGTATAGTTACAAAGAAGCTTTCTCTTTAAAAGATTCAACAAAGTGGTTAGTTGCCAAGAATGAACAGATggaatttcttgaaaaaaatcaaacttggaAGCTTGTCAAGccaccaaaaaagaagaaaatggtacattgcaaatggattttcaaaagaaatgaaggtaTTCCTGGACTTGAAGACATCGGGTACAAAGCTCGTTTAGTTGCTAAAGGCTATAATCAAATTGAGGGAATAATCTTAATGATGTGTTTTCACATGTCGTTAAATATAGCTCCATTCGGGTTTTTCTTGCGTCAATTGTTATGCATGATTTATAGTTGGAACAAGTTGAAGTAAAAATAGTTTTCTTGCATGGTGAACTTGACGAGAAAATCTATATGAATCAACCAAagggttttcaattttaaggtaaggaagatcatgtttgtcTATTGAAAAAGTTTATATATGACCCTATAATCGCCTAGATAGTGGTATAAAAGGTTCAATTTAGTTATGGTGCAATTTGGCTATTATAATAGCAAATACAATAGTTGTTATATCTGCGCAAACTTCCAAGTGGCTCCTTTATTTATCtgttattatatgttgatgatatgttgattgcaGCAAAAGATAAATCTGATTTATAGAATTTGAAGGCACAGTTAAGCGCTGAATTTGACATTAAAGATTTAGGTGCGGTGAAGAATATCTTAGACATGGAAATTTGGCGAGAcggaaaaagggaaatttttttgtatctctccctaaaaaactaaattgaaaaggtGTTACGTTGTTTTGATACGAAAGATGCCAAACCGGTAACTACTTCTCTTGATATTAAATTATCAGCAAGTTTATGTCCACAAACTGATGAGgatataaaatatatgtcaCATGTTCCATACTTCAGTATAATTGGTAGCCTTATGTATGCCATGGTTTGTACTCGACACAACATATTACATACTGTTAACATAGTAAGTAGATATTTATCACGCTCGGGCAAAGTTTATTGGCAAGCTgtgaagttgattttgaaatatttgaaaggtACTTCTGATTTTAGTTTAGAGTTTGGGAAAACTAGTGACAGTCATACTAAACATATTAATTCTTATTATGCTGGTGACCTTGATATAAGGAAGTCTTTGATTGGGTGTATCTTTACTATTGAATGTTGTACAATAAGTTGGAAAGCTACTTTACAATATACAATTGCTTTATCTACTATAAAAGCAAGGTATATAGTTATTGCAAAAGCAATTAAAGAGGCCATATGGTCAAGAGATTTATTTGAGGAGCTCAATGTGGATTATGGTGTGACTATTGTCCATTGTGATAGTCAAAATGTTATACATCTTACTAAAGATCAAATATATCATGAGCGAACGAAGCACATTGATGTTTGGTATTATTATATTCAAGACACTCTTTTCGATGGCTAAGATTGGTACAGAAAACAATCTAGCTAATATGTTGACAAAGCCCTTGCCCGCTGCCAAATTCGAGCATCACTTGGATTTGGTTAATATTTGCAATGCTTAGATTTGGTTAATATTTGTGATGCTTGGATTTGGTTAATATTTGCCACAACAAAGTTTTACTCTAGTGGGAGGAGAAGATTTTGTTACTTATGTAAAATTCAAGCCAAGATGGAGGTTTGTTGAGTTGTCTTGAATTATTTATGGGTTTGGGCCAATGTTAGGGCCTAAgagcaatataaatattaattttctcaagttattaACTTAAGAATTTAAAATGGAAAGAGTCTTAGATTTTTTAACCACCTTTtgtaataattgaatttttatagtggattttactttttctctccccatgattcttctcaattttaatttcattattgTTTCCACAGTTTTAAGAATATGGATGATCGAAATCTTGAGATTGGAGTGTGCAGCAAAAAGCTAAAAGCTTTTGAGCGTTAAAAtatctaagaaaaatatttatggcTCTATCAATCCAGTTTATTgtaaaatttcaacttttttcttctaatGCCTTATTTTAATCCAGAGGTCTTACCACAAAACATATGCCATTTAGTTGTACACATATTAAATtttagttatatatatacaatttCTGGATATTTCATTTATTATGTGCAATGGGCTCATATGTGACCAATAAGTAccgttaaaataatttttttaccaaataataatatcaaaagaTCAATATCATATTGGACTCAAATTTGACAAATACAGaatattaaaagataaaaaaaaaaaaagatatccatcatcataaaaaaatattatataacatgctttagaaataaattaatataatgaaattagccgtcatagaagaaaaaaagtacattTTTAAAGAGTTCTGTTGCATCActacatatatttgaataatGAATATAACAAAATGTATGATAAGTAATAGCTGTTATCATTGAAAAGTTGTGTTGATACtcattatgagaaaatatttttttcgttTTACAAAAGTGATGATAACAGATcgataaaaaattatgtaatatGATAGCATATATTTAACAAATGATAAtataaattaactaaatatttGCTAAATAAGGTAATCACTAAGAATTGAGAGATGCAGAAATAATTATTATAGCTTGATAGCCtatatttaacaaataaatgttatcagggaatagaaaaattatctatcttcacaaaagaaacaaaataattgtTAGCAAATtcatagaaataaaattttccacTATTATGAAATGTCTATAGAACAAAAATAGTATATGTTTAGAGCGTTATACTAACAGTGGTGCATATATCATAAATGAATACGAAAGCCCCAAGAGTAAATTTGATGGTGTTAACTAGCAATTGACgataaatgaattatttgcaCAAACTGCGAAAAATAAAGGACTACTTTGagcaaagaaagaatagatGGGGGACCTAATATGTACTTAATCCAACTCGAAAAATACATGAACCAGGATAGCTAATCATTACAAATGAATTTCAAGTGAGTAAACGGAATTCCATATTCGATCTCATAGATACTTATCAAATTCTGTGGAAAGCATGGTGGTCTCCTTTATCATAGCAAACAACTCAAAAGAAGTCAATACTGTAGCCCCGGGGGAAGGCGTCGCGGGGATCGCCGGTGGGCCTCCCATAACCCCGAAGGGTTGTGTGGCGGGGGCTCCTTGGGGAGCCTATATTTTTCGAGGGGGCTTCCTCCCTCTACCCCGACTTTCCAGGTtagtagaagaaaagaaagaaagaaaagacctcacaaaaattcaaaagaagaatCCAAACATTTGCGTGTAACTAATATGTGGGAAAAGCATGGCCCCCCATAATTTATAGTTGTCAGGTTTTATCTGAAAGTGCTCTTTCAAACATAACGCTTTTTTAGTTTTGTTCTTGCATTGAAGTTACCAAAAGGAGAGTGTTCTAATCACAATCCTCAGTTATGTCCTATAATCAGGCAAGAACAACAATTAATCGTACGAGCTCTTTTTATTGGTAGAAGCAGCTAGTTTTGGGGATTCGAAACTAACTATAATCTCaaacaataaaggaaaaatggaaTCACATTTATTGAGTAAGACGAGTAGAGGAAAACACTTACCTTGTTGCTGTCAAGCACATACATTGCTTCTTCATATTTCCATAATCTGCTACGCTCTTGTGGCTCCTTTGGATTTTCTAGATGAACAATTTTCTGTCCTAGATCTctcagttgatcatgcatccttAGCTTGTCATCTTTGTCAATCTCAATTAAAGACATACGACTCAATACTTCAATCCCATTTCTCGGAAAAAAACCACAAGCATCCCACATATAAATAGGACTTTGCTTAGATGATCCAATAAGAAAACATgctatatccaaaaaaatttgttgctcCATATCATCTAATTCTTCATAACATATCCTCAACATCTCTTGTACTTGTTGATGAGGCACTTCCATTAATTTCCTTGATATATTATTCCATACTCCTCTACTCTGTTCATATAAAAATGAACCTATAACTTTAAGAGCCAAGGGAAGTCCTGCTATTATGGATACGATACTATGAGAGAGAATCTCATAATCTTTAACTGGATAATCCTTTTGAAATGCATAtctactaaataaaatcaatgattcaTTCAAAGTCAACTTATTGACTTCATACTCATGGTCCACCTTAGCCTCGTTGAGAAATTTCATGTTTCCAGTTGTGACGATGACTATACTTCCTGCTTTAAACCAACTAATGTCTCCGATCAAAGCATTAAAATCAGTAATGGCATCTATATCATCAAGAAGTACGAGAACTTTCTTATCTATAAATTGAGACTTGATGACACCGATTTTATCAGTAGACACATTGTTTGGACTTCTTAGTATATCATCAATGAGCTGCCTTTGCAGACATTCAATACCCTTGTGCAGAGATGTTTCTCGAATATCTGCCACGAAGCTAAGATGTTTGAAATGACTAGAAAGCTTGTCGTACAGGACCCTTGCAAGAGTTGTTTTACCAACGCCAATATTTCCCCAAATTCCGACAATCCTTGTATCATTAAATTTAACATCTATCAAGCTCGTAATGTGTTTCAAATGTTCATCAATTCCCACCAACTCTTTAATTAGCTGAGAAGTTCCATATAACTCGCTCCTAATCTCCTCGACAATAGTTTTTACCAGTGCTCCTTCATACCTGTCATAAAACAATCACTTTTAGTATAGAATggctaaatttatatttttttcaagaaagatcTATCTGTGGGAAATTAAATAATGTTTTGGTGGAGAATAATGTACCCATTCTTATCCCTCTCTGACTCCCATCCTCTCAGGGAACAGACTTCTCGAAGCGCTTTTTTCCATTCCTCCACAACTTTTTCACTTAAATTCTTTTTCCACTTCTTAAAAGCATCTCCATATCTCCCTCTAAGATTTCGCAGCTGCGCGACatccactttgtaaaatatgggaAACACTTTTTGCATTCCACTTCTCCTGCAATTCAACATCAAAACCAAATCGCGAAGACACCATTGGCTAGAAGCGTAATTCTCTGAGATAATCGGGATCACAATCTTCGATTGCATAATGATGCTGAGAAGCTCTGCACCAATCTGCTCACCACGACGGAGGTTGTCATCTTCCTTAAACACATGAATTCCTGCGTCCACGAGGATAGTATAGAGATAACTGGTAAAGCCTTGGAAGTGTCTTTCCCTCTAAAGCTTAAGAACACTTCACACGCCTTTGCTTTCAGCTTTTCGGTTCCGACTTCATAATTGTCTATCGAACTCATAATCCTTTTGGTTCCATTTAACGCGATCATAATTTCGTTGACAACACGTTTAACCAATTTTCCTTCATGCCTGTTAAATAgcaataaatttcaatataggacagcaatatttatatttttatataaagtaTCTATTTATGAGAAATTGAATAATGTTTTGGTGGAGAATAATGTACCCAAATTCTTCCACTATCCATCCTGACACTGAACTGATTTCTCGGAGCGCTTCTATCCAGTTATTCACAACCATTTcgcccattttctttttatgtgcaTAGATATCATTTCTAAATTGCCTGGTAAGATGTTTCAATTGTGAGGGTTTCACCTTGTAAAATATAGGCAACACTAGTTGCCCTTTGCTTCTCCTGCACTCTAATATATGAGCTAGCTCCTTAAGGCACCATATGCTGGAAGCAAAGTTTTCAGAGATAATCACAATCGAGATCTTAGTCTGCGAAATAACAGAAAGAAGATCCAAATTAATCTTCGCACCAACACGGATCTCTGCATCTCTGTACACGTGAACTCCTGCATCAACAAAGCTAGTATAGAGATAATCGACGAAACCCTTACGGGTGTCTGACCCTCTAAAGCTCATAAATACTTCATAACCTTTTTCTTTCGACTTTTTGGTTCCGCGTCCAAAATCACCACTATGTGGAGAGGCTGATGAGGAAGACGCCCCGTGAATTGAATCTTCTAAATGagtgggtttttctttttccacctcGAGAGGATTATACTAATTCAAAGAGTAAAAGAGATTGATGAAGCAGAGACTCAAAAGAAAGCAGGAAACAGAAAACAGACATATATATAATCCCAGATCAAAAACTCATCAGAACTCAATTCGGAGCtacttaggaaaaaaaaaaactctcacaCAAGTCAtcagaagaaaatggagcaacCAAAGCTGGAAacagaggagaagagaagagtaaGGAGTCATCGATTACCTGAGGATTGCTCAAGAGCACTTCGAAGTCATTCCCTTTCTGCTGTTCGTCTCCGCCTTTGTAATGTCCTCCGTGCAGGGGGATCGATGAGGAAGAGGCCCCGGAATTCGGATCTTCTAAATGAttgagctcttttcttttcaactttgttTGGCAATTTAAGTTGAGAGGGaaatgaagggaaaagaaaagaaaggagttggaccaaaaggaagagaagggaatcttcatttcccttcttcttgtttGGATGTACATCATGTAGTGATTGACAAAATAATACCTTTTATTGTCTTTCAAAGTAGGAGATTGATCTAGCAGAGCCCTAGAGGAAAGCCAGATTTCACAGACCCGGATCTGCAAATTGCAGAAATGTATCCCAGAATTTGATTGGGAGCAACattaattcaaacaaaaatacaaGAGCTCTCACACACCCTAATCTGGAGAAAATGGAGCAATCAAAGCAGGAAAACAGAGAAGAGGAGCAAGGAGTGACCGACTATATGAGGAGTGCTAAAAAAACACTATCCAGCCACTGCTGTTTTCCACCGATCTCGGCCTTCGACGTTTTATTACCAACACACAACCCTCTCTACTAATAAAAGAACAGGAGAGCAATTTCCGCAGTATTATATGGAAGGTGCGTGGAACCTACGCAGCTgcttcttgacttgacttgctttttctattaatgaaaaaaaatataggaaAGAAAACCAACAAGCAATAGCGTCGCTCCTGGTTGGTCACCATATTCTCCACTGACTAGTATAATAAACATGAGACTTTGATAACGCCTACTCTATTATTGCACGACGGATGTGCAAAATCAATGTGAGATAAGATTTATAATATCACAAAGGTCCCTTGCTTGTGCATGTTAGCACCTGACGATGATGTCATTTGTATTGGCATAGGGTTGTGAATTGGTAATAAAGAAACTTATTTTATCAGAAAATAAGAAGGGACCGCCAAATTCATACTTAGTCACAACTttttaatgatgtttaaggTCGATTGACGATTAGATGCGGACATTTTACCAAAGAGTGGAATTGGGTGACAATTTGTATTGCAATTTGAATGGAGTGACGAGCATATTCAGACATTTGATATATCAACAATGGCCAAAGAATTTACGGTATATGGATATGGATTATCAAGGCAATTGACAATCGATAGATAGTAAATATCAGTGGTTTTGTTTGTGCTTGCCCTAGACAAGTTGGACAATTATGACAACGTTGTTTGCACAATTAACATATAATTGAGTTGTGGTCTTATATTAAATTCATCTGATTACATAATGAGATGAATGCGGTcaatccttctttttcctttttacacaCTCACAAGGCTTGGCCCCTCTCAGGTGGGTGGAGTCTCGAGTTCATATTTGAGAAGACAAGTTAACGCCATTCCATCTCTGTCCAAACCTTTAGTTATCCAAACGTACATGTGAACGATGAAATATATAGATCTGAAGCGTCGAGCAAGGGCAGGTGAAGCTTTGATTGCACACTTGACTTGAATTGCTCTTtccactaataaaaaaaaatagaaaagaaaactaacgATGAATACTCGTTTCAGTTGTTTGTCATTAATGGTTGGATACTATGAACGAACTATACTAAAATATCAAGACTTTGACCAATTATATTGTTCTATAATATTGCATTATAaacaaatggttttttttttctttttttttttctttttgctaggtGGAATCAATTGTGTTAACATGTTTAACACACTACCTGAAATtacaaacaaaaagataaagacGTGATAATATGAGGGACATTGTAATTCATGAGGATGACAGTGTACTGATAACGTGTTTCGTCAAGAAAGAAATACATAAGAAGATGCATAAAACAATAACTTGTAAATAGTAAAGATAAAACAGAATCAATGTAGGGAAGTAtatatgaaatgcaatttttacaCAGTAGTGTAAGTTTTTTGCTAATGTTTCTCTTAGTAATAGGTTCCCCCTTCATAATCACCTACATGTGGAGAGGTTGATGAGGAGAACGCCCCGCATATCTTATTTTCTGAATGGGTGGGTTCTTCCCTTTCTTTATATCCTGAGAGGATTGTACGAATACAGAGGCAGTAAAAGATGTT
This genomic stretch from Eucalyptus grandis isolate ANBG69807.140 chromosome 3, ASM1654582v1, whole genome shotgun sequence harbors:
- the LOC104445391 gene encoding disease resistance protein RUN1; the encoded protein is MSFRGSDTRKGFVDYLYTSFVDAGVHVYRDAEIRVGAKINLDLLSVISQTKISIVIISENFASSIWCLKELAHILECRRSKGQLVLPIFYKVKPSQLKHLTRQFRNDIYAHKKKMGEMVVNNWIEALREISSVSGWIVEEFGHEGKLVKRVVNEIMIALNGTKRIMRIHVFKEDDNLRRGEQIGAELLSIIMQSKIVIPIISENYASSQWCLRDLVLMLNCRRSGMQKVFPIFYKVDVAQLRNLRGRYGDAFKKWKKNLSEKVVEEWKKALREVCSLRGWESERDKNGYEGALVKTIVEEIRSELYGTSQLIKELVGIDEHLKHITSLIDVKFNDTRIVGIWGNIGVGKTTLARVLYDKLSSHFKHLSFVADIRETSLHKGIECLQRQLIDDILRSPNNVSTDKIGVIKSQFIDKKVLVLLDDIDAITDFNALIGDISWFKAGSIVIVTTGNMKFLNEAKVDHEYEVNKLTLNESLILFSRYAFQKDYPVKDYEILSHSIVSIIAGLPLALKVIGSFLYEQSRGVWNNISRKLMEVPHQQVQEMLRICYEELDDMEQQIFLDIACFLIGSSKQSPIYMWDACGFFPRNGIEVLSRMSLIEIDKDDKLRMHDQLRDLGQKIVHLENPKEPQERSRLWKYEEAMYVLDSNKDITEDCD